AGCGGTCTTGACAAGACGATTTACGAGCTGATCAAAATCCGCGCCTCGCAGATCAACGGCTGTGCGTTCTGTCTGGATATGCATATGAACGATTTGCGCAAAATGGGTGAGTCGGAGCGGCGGATGCAGCTGATCGGCGTCTGGCGGGAAACGCCGTTTTTTACCGATAAGGAAAAGGCGGCGCTGGAGCTGACGGAGTACGTCACGAAAATTTCCGAACACGGTGTGCCGGATGAGCTGTACAACCGGATACGCACCTTTTTCGACGAAAGAGAGTATGTTGTGCTTCTCATGGCGATCATTACGATTAACAGCTGGAACCGGCTCATGATATCGACGGGCATGTTCCCGGGGGTTCTGGACGGGGCGAAAGCTTAAATCAGGTGAAAATAAAGTAACCGCTAATCTTCAACGGAAGGGTGGCCGCATATGGCGCCGGAACTTGAAAATTCGCTGCCGGACCTCGTTCTCGGGTGGGTTATGGACGTTGCGGGTGCAGGAGCTGAGGTGAGATCGGTTCGCCCGCTGCATGGGGGCATGTCGGCTCTAGTTCACAGCGTTTCCGTTCAGGTGAACGGCGAAACGAAGCATTTTGTGCTGCGCCGGTTTCACGACAGGGAATGGCTCCGCAATGAGCCCGATCTCGCCCGGCATGAAGCGGAAAGCTTGCGCCGGGCGGCACGTACCGGGCTGCCGACGCCGCAGCTCGTCGCGTTCGACGAAACCGGCAGCGAATGCGGCATACCCGCCGTGCTGATGACGCGGCTGGACGGCGCGGTTCGGTTGCAGCCGCAAAACATGGATCGATGGCTGAACGGGCTGGCCCAAGCTTTGGTGCGGATACACGCTCTGGACGCCGGTGATTTTCCATGGACTTATT
The window above is part of the Paenibacillus hamazuiensis genome. Proteins encoded here:
- a CDS encoding carboxymuconolactone decarboxylase family protein, with the translated sequence MEVRVKHREVYPEAYRTMLRFEELMASSGLDKTIYELIKIRASQINGCAFCLDMHMNDLRKMGESERRMQLIGVWRETPFFTDKEKAALELTEYVTKISEHGVPDELYNRIRTFFDEREYVVLLMAIITINSWNRLMISTGMFPGVLDGAKA